In Natronococcus occultus SP4, the following proteins share a genomic window:
- a CDS encoding MATE family efflux transporter — MLDLDREEITTGPIPRVLALLAAPLLVQNLVQVLQQVVDTLWLGRHSLEGVAAVGLTFPLMGVLAAVSIGAGVGTQVLVSQRVGAEEDDLARRATGNGILVGVLAGGLAGLGVAAFAPEIVGVFGAGELVTQYAAAYLAVAAMVFPILSASEALESSFIGWGDTRAALYINAVAVAVNIVLDPFLIFGWWLFPELGVPGAALATGIGYGVGFLFGLGLAVRGRDGFVLSRAVLSFELEDCREIVDIGWPTAGQYLSSQSARVGMVWLVAIVGGAAGLAAYTIGARVAAIAFVPAIGLQQAAQSMVGQNLGAELPDRARRTTWVGVAIASVALTVVGAVQWAIPETLSVLFVPDATPAEVELAAEYLRILAYGYWAIGATYLLQGGFNGARRTRTSLIATLLQYWIIRLPVALAGAYLLGLGVVGVFWGVTVSNVVAALGLGAYYWYETSSGMNVRAAETASSEAAD, encoded by the coding sequence ATGCTCGACCTCGATCGGGAGGAGATCACGACGGGTCCGATACCGCGGGTGCTCGCACTCCTGGCCGCCCCGTTGCTCGTCCAGAACCTCGTGCAGGTCCTCCAGCAGGTCGTCGACACCCTCTGGCTGGGCCGTCACAGCCTCGAGGGAGTGGCCGCGGTCGGGCTGACGTTTCCGCTGATGGGAGTGCTCGCGGCCGTCTCGATCGGCGCGGGCGTCGGCACACAGGTACTGGTCTCCCAGCGAGTCGGCGCCGAGGAGGACGACCTGGCCCGCCGGGCGACCGGAAACGGAATCCTCGTCGGCGTCCTCGCGGGCGGACTCGCGGGGCTCGGCGTCGCGGCGTTCGCCCCGGAGATCGTCGGCGTCTTCGGCGCCGGCGAGCTGGTCACCCAGTACGCCGCAGCCTATCTCGCGGTCGCCGCGATGGTCTTTCCGATCCTGAGCGCGAGCGAGGCCCTCGAGTCGAGTTTCATCGGCTGGGGCGACACACGCGCGGCGTTGTACATCAACGCCGTCGCGGTCGCGGTCAACATCGTTCTCGATCCGTTCCTGATCTTCGGCTGGTGGCTGTTCCCCGAACTGGGCGTCCCCGGCGCGGCGCTGGCGACGGGGATCGGCTACGGCGTCGGCTTCCTGTTCGGGCTCGGCCTGGCAGTTCGAGGACGGGATGGGTTCGTCCTCTCGCGGGCGGTGCTTTCGTTCGAGCTCGAGGACTGTCGCGAGATCGTCGACATCGGCTGGCCGACCGCGGGCCAGTACCTCTCGAGCCAGTCGGCCCGCGTCGGGATGGTCTGGCTCGTCGCGATCGTCGGCGGCGCGGCGGGACTCGCAGCGTACACGATCGGCGCCCGGGTGGCGGCGATCGCGTTCGTCCCCGCGATCGGCCTCCAGCAGGCCGCCCAGAGCATGGTCGGCCAGAACCTCGGCGCCGAACTCCCCGACCGTGCGCGACGAACGACGTGGGTCGGCGTCGCCATCGCGAGCGTCGCCCTCACCGTCGTCGGCGCGGTCCAGTGGGCGATTCCGGAGACGCTGTCGGTGCTTTTCGTCCCCGACGCGACACCCGCCGAGGTCGAACTCGCCGCGGAGTACCTGCGGATCCTCGCGTACGGCTACTGGGCGATCGGCGCGACCTACCTCCTGCAGGGCGGGTTCAACGGCGCTCGACGGACCCGGACGAGCCTGATCGCGACCCTGCTGCAGTACTGGATCATCCGACTCCCCGTCGCGCTCGCGGGTGCCTACCTGCTCGGGCTTGGCGTCGTCGGCGTCTTCTGGGGCGTCACCGTCTCGAACGTCGTCGCCGCGCTGGGACTCGGCGCGTACTACTGGTACGAGACCTCGTCCGGGATGAACGTCCGGGCGGCCGAAACCGCGTCCTCCGAGGCCGCCGACTGA
- a CDS encoding DEAD/DEAH box helicase, giving the protein MEVAEVLPEFADAFAFEEFNRMQREALPALLESDENVVASAPTASGKTALAELAICKTLAEDGTALFIAPMRALTNEKEDDWDRFEELGYSVYVVTGERDLNPRRARRADILVMTPEKLDSATRKHDSRRYDFVTDVDVCVIDEVHLLDADRRGSVLEVTISRLRRLCEPRIVALSATMPNVEDVAAWLDAPEDATFEFGAEYRPVELNAGVKTYTHGENSFADKYRRLYRALDLAEPHLREDGQSLVFVSSRQDTVRAAEKARDEIAERDIPMGVRGDFDYHNNDLKERIENETLYKSVLDGVAFHHAGLSKNDRDLVEEWFKEGRIELLFSTSTLAWGVNLPARCVVIRDTKLHDPLEGEIDMSPLDVLQMLGRAGRPGYDDVGYGWVVCDTAEADKYRRLLDDGKEIESRLAETLGTHLNAEIAMGTITDLEDVMDWLETTFYYVRGQSSPEAYDFPNLRRRVRDCLEDLVDRGFVAMDETDLSIEATPRGVLASKYYLRLETAVRFATLCDRVADGEAVATDDLLEVVATAAEFDSVSARQAERDAIDAVLVGQETGDLEPGQRKVLAILRGAASGSVPTELRSDAWVIRRNATRLLSALGAFLDRLAGPHAANLAGRVEARVENGVAEDAVGLTAIDGIGPGRASKLSKEGLSTPGDVVEAGIAGLVEAGLSEGVAERVYEGAQSLPAAEIEWGSFPETIETGENDVSEVTVRNVGEPARAGIRVTVNVRESDALSSQSGTDVPDDGVEMTSTSTYLRGEETVPVGVFGADADELEFRVSVAFPEQPLVPLEERRTVEVR; this is encoded by the coding sequence ATGGAGGTCGCCGAGGTTCTACCCGAGTTTGCCGACGCCTTCGCGTTCGAGGAGTTCAACCGGATGCAGCGGGAGGCCCTGCCCGCGTTGCTCGAGTCCGACGAGAACGTCGTCGCGAGCGCGCCGACCGCGTCCGGAAAGACCGCGCTCGCGGAACTGGCGATCTGCAAGACCCTCGCCGAGGACGGCACCGCGCTGTTTATCGCGCCGATGCGGGCCCTGACCAACGAGAAAGAAGACGACTGGGACCGATTCGAGGAGCTCGGCTACTCGGTGTACGTCGTCACCGGCGAGCGCGATCTCAACCCGCGGCGGGCCCGCCGGGCCGACATCCTCGTGATGACCCCCGAGAAGCTCGACTCGGCGACCCGAAAACACGACTCCCGGCGGTACGACTTCGTCACCGACGTCGACGTCTGTGTCATCGACGAGGTCCACCTGCTGGATGCCGACCGCCGGGGCTCCGTCCTCGAGGTGACGATCTCGCGGCTTCGACGACTCTGTGAGCCCCGAATCGTCGCACTCTCGGCGACGATGCCGAACGTCGAGGACGTCGCAGCCTGGCTCGACGCCCCCGAGGACGCGACCTTCGAGTTCGGCGCGGAGTACCGGCCCGTCGAACTCAACGCCGGCGTCAAGACCTACACCCACGGCGAGAACTCCTTTGCCGACAAGTACCGTCGGCTCTACCGGGCGCTGGACCTGGCCGAACCCCACCTCCGCGAGGACGGCCAGTCGCTCGTGTTCGTCTCTTCCCGCCAGGACACGGTCCGGGCGGCCGAGAAGGCCCGCGACGAGATCGCCGAACGCGATATCCCGATGGGCGTTCGTGGCGACTTCGACTACCACAACAACGACCTCAAGGAGCGTATCGAGAACGAGACGCTCTACAAGTCCGTGCTCGACGGCGTCGCCTTCCACCACGCCGGGCTCTCGAAAAACGACCGCGACCTCGTCGAGGAGTGGTTCAAGGAGGGACGGATCGAACTGTTGTTCTCGACCTCGACGCTCGCGTGGGGCGTCAACCTCCCCGCCCGCTGCGTCGTGATCCGGGACACGAAGCTCCACGACCCCCTCGAGGGTGAGATCGATATGAGTCCCCTGGACGTCCTCCAGATGCTCGGGCGTGCGGGCCGCCCGGGCTACGACGACGTCGGCTACGGCTGGGTCGTCTGTGACACGGCCGAGGCCGACAAGTACCGCCGGCTGCTCGACGACGGCAAGGAGATCGAGTCCCGGCTCGCCGAGACCCTCGGCACCCACCTCAACGCCGAGATCGCGATGGGAACGATCACCGACCTCGAGGACGTGATGGACTGGCTCGAGACGACCTTCTACTACGTCCGCGGGCAGTCGAGTCCCGAGGCCTACGACTTCCCGAACCTCCGGCGACGCGTCCGGGACTGTCTCGAGGATCTGGTCGATCGGGGGTTCGTCGCGATGGACGAGACGGATCTCTCGATCGAGGCCACCCCGCGGGGAGTCCTCGCCTCGAAGTACTACCTCCGGCTCGAGACCGCCGTCCGGTTCGCGACGCTGTGTGACCGCGTCGCCGACGGGGAGGCGGTCGCGACAGACGACCTTCTCGAGGTCGTCGCGACCGCCGCGGAGTTCGACTCGGTGTCGGCCCGTCAGGCCGAACGCGACGCGATCGACGCGGTGCTTGTGGGTCAGGAAACGGGCGACCTCGAGCCCGGCCAGCGCAAAGTCCTCGCAATCTTGCGCGGGGCCGCGAGCGGCTCGGTCCCAACCGAGCTCCGAAGCGATGCCTGGGTCATCCGCCGGAACGCGACGCGGCTGCTCTCCGCGCTGGGTGCGTTCCTCGATCGGCTTGCGGGTCCCCACGCCGCGAACCTCGCGGGACGCGTCGAGGCCAGGGTCGAGAACGGGGTCGCCGAGGACGCGGTCGGACTGACGGCGATCGACGGGATCGGTCCGGGGCGAGCGAGCAAGCTCTCAAAAGAGGGGCTGTCGACGCCGGGCGACGTCGTCGAGGCCGGGATCGCCGGGCTGGTCGAGGCGGGCCTCTCGGAGGGCGTCGCCGAGCGGGTCTACGAGGGCGCCCAGTCGCTGCCCGCAGCCGAGATCGAGTGGGGATCGTTCCCGGAGACGATCGAAACCGGGGAGAACGACGTCTCCGAGGTCACCGTGCGAAACGTCGGCGAGCCCGCGCGAGCCGGGATTCGGGTGACGGTAAACGTTCGAGAGAGCGACGCGCTCTCGAGCCAGTCGGGAACGGATGTTCCCGACGACGGCGTCGAGATGACGAGTACGAGTACCTACCTGCGCGGCGAGGAAACCGTTCCCGTCGGTGTCTTCGGCGCCGACGCCGACGAGCTCGAGTTTCGCGTCAGCGTCGCCTTCCCCGAGCAACCCCTGGTCCCCCTCGAGGAGCGACGAACGGTTGAGGTCCGCTGA
- a CDS encoding DUF7385 family protein: MGDIDLDELAASLTIREENQAIKSYQNTVAVSCPACDATFDDLVVCKENPASLNLSQQLDLCVGSADGQAVIFTHKK; encoded by the coding sequence ATGGGCGATATCGACCTCGACGAACTCGCCGCATCGCTGACGATTCGCGAGGAAAACCAGGCGATCAAGAGCTACCAGAACACGGTGGCGGTCTCCTGTCCGGCTTGCGACGCGACGTTCGACGATCTGGTCGTCTGCAAGGAGAACCCGGCAAGCCTCAACCTCTCACAGCAGCTCGACCTCTGTGTCGGCTCGGCCGACGGACAGGCGGTCATCTTCACCCACAAGAAATAG
- a CDS encoding outer membrane protein assembly factor BamB family protein, which yields MEEWRRRSVLATGVALSIGTGFASVGAGDSETDVDELPDPDRDPGPDEDWPSHRGGPGHARYVPDGHEFEGAALEAAWSVDGAGANTVAVADETVYAPTDGAVLALDATDGTVRWENAEIDASTPSVAGESVYLSGEEIVALDRSDGSVRWETSFDPEEEIHWQTVAYGGVYAVVDGTLYALDADDGSVRWERESITAALFDGDEEEEYEFVTAPAAANGVIYSVTGGGPIALDPETGAEVWQEGVHVGSHVSTTYASPTAVAYDGGAYEEWPLHDARTGEFATIGAGTREIAFGEEIYVGGGTDHGYSGGSIEGDEYEWNLDMTYTYGQAVISGETAYAYFYLDGHNYGDREYDEELVALNKYDGSERWTIGVEDAPVGPVRAISGETIYVEHDGDLVALREGTDEDGDEPEDEADDQPADEGEEGDDQADDSESEETDQPDDGGDDQPADDGDEPEDEGEGGDQPAQGDADDGDEPDEDDEGDYTGEGEDDRDEPDDEDGPDTDDDGGNDDESDDGGGDENGGDDQDVGGDDEGGDEVADDPSDDETDGMPGFTTGAGLLGGALGLEWVRRRAGSDERTDPDERVSPDERTD from the coding sequence ATGGAAGAGTGGCGACGCCGCTCGGTGCTGGCGACTGGTGTAGCGCTGTCGATCGGAACCGGATTCGCTTCGGTGGGGGCCGGAGACTCCGAAACCGACGTTGACGAGCTTCCGGATCCGGATCGCGACCCGGGGCCGGACGAGGACTGGCCGTCACACCGGGGCGGTCCCGGACACGCCAGATACGTCCCGGATGGCCACGAGTTCGAGGGCGCGGCGCTCGAAGCCGCGTGGTCCGTCGACGGGGCGGGAGCGAACACCGTCGCCGTCGCCGACGAAACCGTCTACGCGCCGACCGACGGCGCCGTCCTCGCCCTGGATGCGACGGACGGCACCGTCCGCTGGGAGAACGCGGAGATCGACGCGAGCACGCCGTCGGTCGCCGGCGAGAGCGTCTACCTCAGCGGCGAGGAGATCGTCGCACTCGACCGATCCGACGGGAGCGTCCGCTGGGAGACGTCGTTCGATCCCGAGGAGGAGATCCACTGGCAGACGGTCGCCTACGGCGGCGTGTACGCCGTGGTCGACGGGACACTGTACGCGCTCGACGCCGACGACGGCTCGGTTCGATGGGAGCGGGAATCGATCACCGCCGCGCTGTTCGACGGCGACGAGGAAGAAGAGTACGAGTTCGTTACGGCGCCCGCGGCGGCGAACGGCGTGATCTACAGCGTCACGGGTGGAGGGCCGATCGCTCTCGATCCCGAAACCGGTGCCGAAGTCTGGCAGGAGGGCGTCCACGTCGGTTCCCACGTCAGTACCACCTACGCGTCCCCGACAGCGGTCGCGTACGACGGCGGCGCCTACGAGGAGTGGCCGTTGCACGACGCTCGAACGGGCGAATTTGCAACCATAGGCGCCGGGACCCGCGAGATAGCGTTCGGCGAGGAGATCTACGTCGGCGGTGGCACCGACCACGGCTACTCCGGCGGCTCGATCGAGGGCGACGAATACGAGTGGAACCTCGATATGACCTACACCTACGGCCAAGCCGTCATCAGCGGCGAAACCGCGTACGCGTACTTCTATCTGGACGGCCACAACTACGGAGATCGGGAGTACGACGAGGAGCTCGTCGCCCTGAACAAGTACGACGGCTCCGAAAGGTGGACCATCGGAGTCGAGGACGCCCCGGTCGGTCCCGTTCGCGCGATCAGCGGCGAGACGATCTACGTCGAACACGACGGCGACCTCGTGGCGCTTCGCGAGGGGACCGACGAGGACGGCGATGAACCCGAGGACGAAGCGGACGATCAGCCTGCCGACGAAGGCGAGGAAGGCGACGATCAGGCCGACGACAGCGAGAGTGAAGAGACCGACCAGCCCGACGACGGAGGGGACGACCAGCCCGCTGATGACGGAGACGAGCCCGAGGACGAAGGCGAAGGGGGTGATCAGCCCGCACAAGGCGACGCGGACGACGGAGACGAACCCGACGAAGACGACGAGGGCGACTATACCGGTGAGGGTGAGGACGACAGGGACGAGCCGGACGACGAGGACGGTCCCGACACCGACGACGATGGCGGGAACGACGACGAGAGCGACGATGGGGGCGGTGACGAAAACGGTGGTGACGACCAGGACGTCGGCGGCGATGACGAAGGCGGTGACGAAGTAGCCGACGACCCGAGCGACGACGAGACCGACGGGATGCCCGGCTTTACGACCGGCGCCGGACTCCTCGGCGGGGCGCTCGGCCTCGAGTGGGTGCGTCGACGGGCCGGTTCGGACGAACGGACCGACCCGGACGAGCGAGTCAGTCCGGACGAGCGAACCGACTAA
- a CDS encoding HAD family hydrolase, with the protein MSAVLFDMDGVLVDSEDYWVEFQREEILPAAVPDEDIDVAEVSGMNYAEIYDYLEEEYGTAISREEYLQKFEEAAETLYTERVELLEGTHELLAELDERGVTTAVVSSSPHDWIGMVLERFELEDAFDRVISAEEIDGSSKPAPDVFEYAAEEVGVSTDDCVVVEDSENGIEAADRADTIVVAYRIDAHGDIDYSPADRVADSPAEVRESVLELVAAA; encoded by the coding sequence ATGAGTGCAGTCTTGTTCGATATGGACGGCGTACTCGTCGACTCCGAGGACTACTGGGTCGAGTTCCAGCGCGAGGAGATCCTCCCCGCGGCCGTCCCCGACGAGGACATCGACGTCGCCGAGGTCAGTGGGATGAACTACGCGGAGATCTACGACTACCTCGAGGAGGAGTACGGCACCGCGATCTCCCGCGAGGAGTACCTCCAGAAGTTCGAGGAGGCCGCCGAGACGCTGTACACCGAGCGCGTCGAGCTGCTCGAGGGAACCCACGAGCTGCTCGCGGAGCTGGACGAGCGGGGCGTGACGACGGCCGTCGTCTCTTCCTCGCCCCACGACTGGATCGGGATGGTCCTCGAGCGCTTCGAGCTCGAGGACGCGTTCGACCGCGTGATCAGCGCCGAGGAGATCGACGGCTCGAGCAAGCCCGCGCCGGACGTCTTCGAGTACGCCGCCGAGGAGGTCGGCGTCTCTACCGACGACTGCGTCGTCGTCGAGGACTCCGAGAACGGGATCGAGGCGGCCGACCGCGCGGACACGATCGTCGTCGCCTACCGGATCGACGCCCACGGCGACATCGACTACTCGCCGGCCGATCGGGTCGCCGACTCGCCGGCCGAGGTGCGGGAGAGCGTCCTCGAGCTGGTCGCGGCGGCGTAG
- a CDS encoding bacteriophage holin → MSDSQPSTQEQIRASAAEATETAGTVDARALGLSAGLIWSAAVAFLELAAGTKYGERWRLLLADLYPGYSSEPGDLVWGTVLGFIDAFVLGYLFGRIYNRLAK, encoded by the coding sequence ATGAGCGACTCACAGCCCTCGACCCAAGAGCAGATCCGTGCTTCCGCAGCCGAAGCCACGGAAACGGCAGGGACGGTCGATGCCCGTGCACTCGGCCTCTCGGCCGGTCTCATCTGGAGTGCAGCGGTTGCCTTCCTGGAACTGGCAGCTGGGACGAAATACGGAGAGCGCTGGCGACTGTTGCTGGCAGACCTCTACCCTGGGTACAGTTCCGAACCGGGCGATCTCGTCTGGGGGACGGTTCTGGGATTCATCGATGCGTTCGTCCTCGGGTACCTGTTCGGGCGGATCTACAACCGGCTGGCGAAGTGA
- a CDS encoding DJ-1/PfpI family protein, giving the protein MTDVTAEILLFEGFDELDAIGPYEVLKNGRAAGAALETRLVTLEDADAEFVTASHELRVEPDGTLGEPDLLVVPGGGWTSADGGVRTVVDDGAIPEAVDKRFAGGATVASVCTGAMILAEAGLLEGRPATTHHDALADLGDSAGNVVEERVVDDGDVLTAGGVTAGIDLALWLLEREFGAEVAEAVETEMEHERRGEVFG; this is encoded by the coding sequence ATGACCGACGTCACCGCGGAGATCCTGCTGTTCGAGGGTTTCGACGAACTCGACGCAATCGGGCCGTACGAAGTCCTCAAGAACGGCCGCGCGGCCGGCGCCGCCCTCGAGACACGGCTCGTCACACTCGAGGACGCTGACGCCGAGTTCGTCACGGCGAGTCACGAGCTCCGTGTCGAGCCCGACGGCACGCTCGGCGAGCCCGACCTGCTGGTCGTCCCCGGTGGGGGCTGGACGAGCGCCGACGGCGGGGTACGGACCGTCGTCGACGACGGCGCGATTCCCGAGGCCGTCGACAAGCGGTTCGCGGGGGGCGCGACGGTCGCGTCGGTCTGTACCGGTGCGATGATCCTCGCCGAGGCGGGACTGCTCGAGGGACGCCCCGCGACGACCCACCACGACGCGCTCGCGGATCTCGGCGACTCGGCCGGGAACGTCGTCGAGGAACGGGTCGTCGACGACGGCGACGTCCTCACCGCTGGCGGGGTCACTGCGGGGATCGACCTGGCGCTGTGGCTGCTCGAGCGGGAGTTCGGCGCCGAGGTCGCCGAGGCGGTCGAGACGGAGATGGAACACGAGCGTCGGGGCGAGGTCTTCGGCTAA
- a CDS encoding lysylphosphatidylglycerol synthase transmembrane domain-containing protein, giving the protein MTDFDADVDPVRIAAALTVAVALLVVLVGAFGHGEVLAAASEADLSIYAIGFAVMGGCLLLRGVVWNRLLESARYDGRFPPVLGLYLATRFAKYVTPYGQVVAPPGVAYVLSRRSNVEYEAGLAAIVGGIFANTLPYYTFGGFGLAYLLVGWQVTGSLQAYAVAFLGTIAAGVAGAALLWYRRGAVERVLLAGVSPIRRVLGSIRPSLARSLHPEHVRKRLEGFYGTLETIAADRAALLAVLVLGHLAWFLFALPLYLTGLAMGAGVPLAVALLVVAFSKVGFLAPTPGGLGGVEVTIAGVLALLAPVDPATALAIALLYRVVAYWLAVVVGALAAIALSLWW; this is encoded by the coding sequence ATGACCGATTTCGACGCCGACGTCGATCCCGTTCGTATTGCGGCTGCGCTTACCGTCGCCGTCGCATTGCTCGTCGTGCTGGTCGGCGCGTTCGGCCACGGGGAGGTACTGGCCGCGGCCTCGGAGGCCGATCTCTCGATCTACGCGATCGGGTTCGCGGTAATGGGGGGGTGTCTGTTGTTGCGGGGCGTGGTGTGGAATCGGCTGCTCGAATCTGCACGGTACGACGGCCGATTTCCACCGGTACTGGGGCTGTACCTCGCGACGCGGTTCGCCAAGTACGTTACGCCGTACGGCCAGGTCGTCGCGCCGCCGGGCGTCGCCTACGTCCTCTCGCGTCGCTCGAACGTCGAGTACGAGGCGGGGCTCGCCGCGATCGTCGGCGGGATCTTCGCCAACACCCTCCCCTACTACACGTTCGGGGGGTTCGGCCTCGCGTACCTGCTCGTCGGGTGGCAGGTCACCGGTTCCCTCCAGGCGTACGCGGTGGCGTTTCTGGGGACGATCGCTGCCGGCGTCGCTGGCGCGGCCCTCCTGTGGTACCGCCGCGGGGCCGTCGAGCGGGTGCTGCTCGCGGGCGTCTCACCGATCCGCCGCGTCCTCGGCTCGATCCGTCCCTCGCTGGCCCGATCGCTCCACCCGGAGCACGTCCGGAAGCGACTCGAGGGATTTTATGGGACACTCGAGACGATCGCCGCGGACCGGGCCGCGCTGCTGGCCGTGCTCGTGCTCGGCCACCTCGCGTGGTTCCTGTTCGCGCTTCCGCTGTACCTGACGGGGCTGGCGATGGGCGCGGGGGTTCCGCTGGCAGTGGCGCTGCTCGTGGTCGCGTTCTCGAAGGTCGGATTCCTGGCTCCGACGCCCGGTGGGCTCGGCGGCGTCGAGGTCACGATCGCGGGCGTGCTCGCGCTGCTGGCTCCGGTCGATCCCGCAACGGCGCTCGCGATCGCCCTCCTCTATCGTGTCGTCGCCTACTGGCTGGCCGTCGTCGTCGGGGCCCTCGCGGCGATCGCGCTGTCGTTGTGGTGGTAA
- a CDS encoding inositol monophosphatase family protein produces the protein MDTELEARMLEIVRERFPDHPIRAEESGYHEGDGEYEWLVDPLDGTNNFESGLPAFAASVTVLEDGAPVVGVVSVPLLEELYVGRRDGGVRDDGRPVTAGTDAEPSRATVASVIGHDVKCDPERAAVSETINRAIKDRCKRRLESWAPTVHWGLLARGRLDGIVCYRSDTEEQLLGELFAAESGLRTERGESWFLGAGNEAILETLTEIPRNVLTDRN, from the coding sequence GTGGACACCGAATTGGAAGCCCGGATGCTCGAGATCGTCCGGGAGCGATTCCCCGACCACCCGATTCGCGCGGAGGAGTCGGGGTACCACGAGGGCGACGGCGAGTACGAGTGGCTCGTCGATCCCCTCGACGGGACGAACAACTTCGAGTCGGGGCTGCCCGCCTTCGCCGCGTCGGTGACGGTACTCGAGGACGGAGCACCGGTCGTCGGCGTCGTCTCGGTGCCGCTGCTCGAGGAGCTGTACGTCGGCAGACGGGACGGCGGGGTCAGGGACGATGGCCGTCCCGTCACAGCCGGTACCGACGCCGAACCTTCACGGGCGACCGTCGCTTCGGTCATCGGTCACGACGTCAAGTGCGATCCCGAGCGCGCGGCGGTCTCGGAGACGATCAACCGGGCGATCAAGGACCGGTGCAAGCGCCGCCTCGAGAGCTGGGCACCGACAGTCCACTGGGGGCTGCTCGCCCGCGGACGGCTGGACGGGATCGTCTGTTACCGATCCGACACGGAGGAACAGCTGCTGGGGGAGCTGTTCGCCGCCGAGAGCGGCCTCCGAACCGAACGCGGCGAGAGCTGGTTTCTCGGCGCCGGCAACGAAGCGATACTCGAGACGCTGACCGAAATCCCGAGGAACGTGCTCACAGACCGAAACTGA
- a CDS encoding KH domain-containing protein, which translates to MKHVKIPQDRIGVLIGEGGETMREIEAAAEVRLDIDSENGSVAVESVGDPVSGLKGPEIVRAIGRGFPPEEALQLLDDDMMQFDVVDIDAAARNKNDMKRKKGRLIGEDGRTRELMEELSGADVVIYGSTLGAIGTPQQVDAVRTAAEMLLDGAPHGTVYSFLEERHNEMKHQGMQYHRYPGGES; encoded by the coding sequence ATGAAGCACGTGAAGATTCCGCAGGACCGCATCGGCGTCCTCATCGGCGAGGGCGGCGAGACGATGCGCGAGATCGAGGCGGCAGCCGAGGTCCGGTTGGATATCGACTCGGAGAACGGCTCCGTAGCTGTCGAGTCGGTCGGCGATCCCGTCAGCGGCCTCAAGGGCCCCGAGATCGTCCGCGCTATCGGTCGTGGGTTCCCGCCCGAGGAAGCGCTGCAGCTGCTGGACGACGATATGATGCAGTTCGACGTCGTCGACATCGACGCCGCCGCACGAAACAAAAACGACATGAAACGCAAGAAGGGTCGTCTCATCGGCGAGGACGGTCGTACCCGCGAGCTCATGGAGGAGCTCTCCGGAGCCGACGTCGTCATCTACGGCTCGACGCTCGGCGCGATCGGCACGCCCCAGCAGGTCGACGCCGTCCGCACCGCCGCGGAGATGCTGCTCGACGGCGCACCCCACGGAACGGTGTACTCGTTCCTCGAGGAGCGCCACAACGAGATGAAACACCAGGGGATGCAGTACCACCGCTACCCTGGCGGCGAGTCCTGA
- a CDS encoding metallophosphoesterase, translating to MNIGIVSDTHDNVAAAERAAEIFEAEGVEVVVHCGDFVAPPLLSAFEDVELHGVLGNNDGEISGLEAAFDALGGGSTLHGRFADLTFDGLSVAVLHGESKAEVETLAAAEEYDYVCYGHHHRREHREDGRTTLLNPGAQFPTVPDEHRTVAIIDTLSEAVRFRSVLE from the coding sequence ATGAACATCGGGATCGTCTCGGACACCCACGACAACGTCGCGGCCGCCGAGCGCGCGGCCGAGATCTTCGAGGCGGAGGGCGTCGAGGTCGTCGTCCACTGCGGCGATTTCGTCGCGCCGCCGCTGCTGTCGGCGTTCGAGGACGTCGAGTTGCACGGCGTCCTCGGGAACAACGACGGCGAGATATCGGGGCTCGAGGCGGCTTTCGACGCGCTGGGCGGAGGGAGTACTCTTCACGGTCGGTTCGCCGACCTCACGTTCGACGGCCTCTCCGTTGCGGTACTGCACGGCGAGTCCAAGGCGGAGGTCGAGACCCTCGCCGCGGCCGAGGAGTACGACTACGTCTGTTACGGACACCACCATCGGCGCGAGCACCGCGAGGACGGGCGGACGACCCTGCTCAATCCCGGCGCGCAGTTCCCGACGGTCCCCGACGAGCACCGAACGGTCGCGATCATCGACACGCTCTCGGAGGCGGTCCGGTTCCGTTCGGTCCTCGAGTAG